The Metarhizium brunneum chromosome 5, complete sequence sequence AGAGTAGGTCCTCAtggcggagaagacgggTGAGATGGTCGTGGCCGACGTGTTGTCCGGGTCTACATCTGCGCAATCTATCACGGGTATCTGGAGAGCTGTTTGACGATCAGGTGTCCTGCcggaagacgaggcagacggCGTTTGCAGATGGCTGTTTTGAACAACGACCTCGTCCTGATGGAGCGTTAGACGCCGTATGGACCAGGGCCGGCGCACAAACTTACAGCAGGATGTATTGCTATTGTAGGAGCTCTCTTCCGTGACGGAAATTCGGTCTCTGGTGATTGCTCGCCATAGCTGCCAGCCAAGGGCAACATTGCACTCCTCCTGGTACGTCGAGCCGGCTACGCATCTGTCAGCTACCCAAGGGGTTGGTGACGGAAACAGAGGCCGCGACGGAGACTCATCCGAGGAGGCCCGGCTCTTTATTGGATCGATGCGCAGCTGATTGCGCAGAGGCGAAGACAGGGGCGGTGCTCGCGCATCGTGTCCAAGGTACTGGGGTGGCGTGACAAGTGCAAAAACAAGCACCAAGGGAGCAGTCGGTTAAGTGTGCAGGTATAAAAGGACATGGAAGGACCAGACGGAAGCGCGGAAGCTAAGTGGCATGGAGTAGAGACGAGGGGTCGGCGGCTCGTGGAGACGACgtcgaccagttgaccctcAGCTCCGTTGCCCCCTCATGTGAACATTGGCTTCCCGTGGCCAAGTCAAATGACGAGGCGCCGTGGCTTGTCCTGGCCTACCGAGCGATGAACATGGCTGCCGTGAGGCCACTGAGCAAATCGGCAATGTCATGATTTCCacttgacctttttttttcggcatGGCGCATGGTTGAAGGATCAACGACGCAGTCTGGCAAGGTCGCATCAATCGTCCCACAACGGCTTCGGCAGCAGGAACAGAGCTGCGAGTGATGAATTGTGGTTTCACCAGACACCCCCCGTCATTTACAACCAGACACCGGCAGCCCGGCACAAGGCCTGTAATAGCTGATCTCACAGCTGTGGAGTTTTGCTTGTGGCTGACAACTTCCGGCCCAATCTGGCCCCACAAGCCACTTATGATGAGGACGTCAACGACCGACCGGACAGCTTCTGAACGGGTTGCGACCCATACTTCGGCAAGTGTGGGGACGAACGGGCTGCTggaccttcaatgttgggcaaGGCAGCATCGAATGGGTCAAGTCACAGGATGGAGTACGGCATAGCATAGTTGAGAGCTTAATACGCGGGGTGGCCCAAGTCAAAACCCCAGCCGCATGCCAGGTGCCTCTTTGGCCGccttctacggagtattccatcaatgatcaattgatctgcATTGACCTCATGGACTCACCATGGAACCTTGGCTGCGGCCTGGAACCGAGTTGGTTGAGCGAAACCAACGCCGGCTCGAGCTATCCATAATTTAGCATTTCGCGCATCAAGCAATGTAACTCGCGGAAAACCCCTGGAACGCCTCGTTTTCCTTCACGGAGGAGaatgtacagagtacggagtaccttgCCAGAACAGCGCAGCTTCACACATGTCAACGGTGCACCTGTAACAGGCGTCGTGCTGCCTGGGCCGATGGTGGCTTAGACCTGCCGATGAGACAAGGATGgtccgtccatgtcgtctgaAAAGCATTCATGGCCCATGTGCACCCGTCATCTGCGCCGTgactgaacattgaactgccagcacttgaggcttGGCCCGGCTGATTCCCGTCCAAGAGGTGAGCGGGACATAAGCCCCCAAGGACCGTGGCACGGCCACTCTACGCCAACCGTCTCCCAAGCTTTTGCCCGACGGGAACTGAGTTTTCTCGTGTCTGGTCCGGTGTATACATTTTCGAATCCACGGGCACAGCTCGCCAAGCCATAACGCAAAATGGAGACCAGCAACCGGCCGCAGCAGCCCGTATCGACAATCCGGCGGGCGGCCACGAGCACGCTGGCCCGGCTCTTCCATGCCGACTCGTTGCTGGTGTTTGTGCCGTTGGGCTTCGCGGCACACTGGGCGCGATGGCCAGACACGCTCGTCACGCTGAGCAATGTGCTTGCCATCATGCCTCTGTCGGCCCGTCTGTCCGACGCCTCCGACACCATGGGCGACAGATGGGGCAGCTTGATCGGCGGCCTGATCAACGCGACCTTTGGAAACACGGTCGAGCTAATTGTGAGTATATACGCAACACACATGGCGCATGAGAGCCTCGCGACTAAATTCACGACAGGTGggcatcctcgccatccttCGACATGAGCCGCGGCTCGCGCAGTCCATGATGATTGGCAGCATCCTCTCCGACATTCTCCTGGTTCGTCAACGCCCGCGGGCGGCCTGATCTTGTTCTAACGACCACAGgtccaaggctgctgcttcaTCACGGCGGCCCGCGGCACCGGCGTGTTGAACGTCAActcggccgtggccgacaCCCTGTCCACCCTCATGATCATCACCACGGTGGCGCTTGTCCTCCCGGCGGCGCTGTACTCGACGTTTGCCGCCAAGTCGGGCGGCGAGAGAGACCTCGGCCGCATGGTGCTCAACTTTAGCCGCGCCACGGCCCTCGTGCTTCTCTGCGTCTACGTCGCCTACCTGTACTTTCAACTCAAGACGCACTCGTCCATTTTTGtagacgaagacgaggatggagaagatgacgaccaGCACCATGATGTCTTGCCGTCTTCGTTGCCGCAGAGCCAggctgctgccgaggaggtTCCGCAGACGGATAGGCCCTCCATGGCAGATATTTCTGTCGCTGCGCTGACGCTGCTCGTGTCCGGGCTTCTCATCGCCAAATGCACGGCAAACTTTATGGATTCCTTGAATGGCACCTCGCGCGCCTTGAATATTTCCAAAAccttcatcgccatcatcatcatgccGCTTGCGAGCAACGCTTCGGAACTGGCACAGGTGGTGGCCGCCTCGAGGAATCAAAAGATTGACTTTGCCATTGGCGTCATTATCGGCAGCATCCTGCAGATATCGCTGTTTGTCTTGCCGTTGCTGGTGGTCGTGGGATGGATACTACGCCTACCCGTGGATCTCTACTTTGAGCCGTCGCAAACCTACATTCTTCTTTTGGCAGTCATCATGGTCAACCAAGTGCTCCAAGACAAGCATTATACTTTTTTACACGGGACATTGCTTATAGCAGTGTAAGATGTACCGATTTTCTGCGTAACAAGACACCGCTAATTTCCATCTCTAGCTACGttgtcatcatggcggctTACTTTACATGACTGCTTCTAATCCCGATACATGCCGCGAATCTTGTCGACACTCAAAAACGACGAATTCCCAAGGCAGATAGGCTGGTTTTGGTAACATCGGGTCGGACATATAACGCAATGGCAATAGATAGGTACCTAGTGgacattcaatgttagcaaACCCCGGCGGCAGGCGTCGGCTTATTGCAAAGTACATACGTCCCCATGAGCATGATTCCTTCGAAATACGTCGTTTTTCCATGCTGCACCAGGTacgtcatggtcaagatggccatcAAGAATATGACGGCTTCGAAAAGTCCAAAACTCAGTTTCATAGGCTCGCCCACCGCCCAGCCAAGCAGGACCAGCATAGGCAGGATGAAGAGCTCCGTGTCGAAAACGTTGGTCATGATGGAACggatggcaaagtcgagaCGGCCCATGCCACTCGGCAACGCATCGGGGCTGGATCGAGTGTGCCTGATGATGGTAACCGCCTTCATCAAGCTGCCGGCCTGGGGCACCACGACCAGCGCCACAAAGGACTCGGACACGCCCAGAGCCTTGGTAGCTCCAGCCAAGCTCCGTACCAGATAATAGCTACACAAGGCCGTGAGTGCAAGAGCCCCCAGACCCACGAGGGTCATGTTCACATGAGATGGGCCAGATCCACGGCTCGACCCGGATACAGATGAGACGCCGGTACTGGTCCGGCTGAGACGGGGGGCGTTGGGGTTCCGGGGAAAGATGCGATTGTGCGTTCGGAAGCGAAACACAAGGTATGCCAGGAACAGGAACATTTGGACGAGGGACGTGGCGCGCGACAGAAACAGAGGGTCCCTGTTGACCTTGTCGGCGTGGTGCTTCTCCTCGACAGCCATGGCAATCACGGTCGGGATCGCGAGGCAAATGGAACCGCTCATGACGAGggacgacatgatggagGTCCGGGTTCTGCTGAAGGGCTCCTTTTTCTTCCCGTAGCTAGCCACGAGAAAACTGAAGCCCAGCACCTGCGCAGTGGTCCTTTGGTCAGCAGCAGCCCGCGAGTTGGCACGAAGACGGAATGGGGCTCTGGGAGGCGCACAAAGAGGCAATATGTCAGAATACTTCCAATCATGATCCATTGCGCGAGCTGCGCTTTGCCCTGCAGCAAGGCGCACATGCCGAGCTAGAAACGCAGTAGAGTTAATCGACGAGAAAGCACACTGCCGGGTCCTCGCGTCCGTACCGTAAGTTCAGTAGCATTTCCAAAGACGGCGCGCAGCAGTCCGCCGAGCAGGGCGTAGTCGGCGGTAAATGCGAGAATGGTGTAGAGAACCAGGGCGGAAAGAGGCACGAGGGCGATAAAATTGAgggcgaagacgacgacgacgtgaaGACGCAGAAAGCCCGCCGCTATGCCCGCGGGagcaaacaccagcagcgCCTTGGTCGGGCTGGAGTAGAGCTCCTGCAGCAGAGTCGCGATCTCTTGGTAATGCGTTTCTGTCCGCATCCGCAGAAACATGGACTGGGTCCTGGCGACGGGCGGTATCGACTCGTCTCTTCCAGGCGCCTCGGCGTCGTCTGCGGCTGCCCTGCcttcggccatggcgcgtcgtcgagctcgaaTGCTTGCTGCGAGCTGTGGGTGGCTATCGGCGCCGGGCATCGTTGGAGTGTTGACGCTATCTAGACTATctccaaggacgacaagcCAGTGCTTGGCGTTTATGGGGGGTTCGAGATGGAGCCTCAAGGGGCCATGGGCCGGCTCGACGGCCAATCtgacgtctggtctggtcaagtgcAAAATGGCACGCTGATTGACCCTTTGTGACGTGGTCTGGCGGGGCGACGTGCTCGATGATCCAAAGCAGTCCGTCCATCATCTGCACGCCGTCACGGAACCTGGCCGCGTTTGTGAGACAGTGTAATTAATTCTTGACCCTGGCTGAGCAACTCTCAGCTTCCGGGTGACTGCAGCCAAAAGGTGCCGTTTGATCCAGTAACCCTGGCGACTTTTGCATAGCCACTGCAAGCTTGGGCGCATCAATCGATGACGGCTCCACCGAGGTTGGACATCaaagcatcaattgatgatgCATTTGCTCTGTCTGACCGGTGGTAGACTGGCAGTGCGCTTTGCTttgtccaacattgaagcaagcACCGAGTAGTTGTGCCAGAGAGTGAGCCGTCTGGTCTCTCTGGGCCCTCAAAACACCCGCCAAGCAT is a genomic window containing:
- the VCX1_2 gene encoding Vacuolar calcium ion transporter encodes the protein MPGADSHPQLAASIRARRRAMAEGRAAADDAEAPGRDESIPPVARTQSMFLRMRTETHYQEIATLLQELYSSPTKALLVFAPAGIAAGFLRLHVVVVFALNFIALVPLSALVLYTILAFTADYALLGGLLRAVFGNATELTLGMCALLQGKAQLAQWIMIGSILTYCLFVLGFSFLVASYGKKKEPFSRTRTSIMSSLVMSGSICLAIPTVIAMAVEEKHHADKVNRDPLFLSRATSLVQMFLFLAYLVFRFRTHNRIFPRNPNAPRLSRTSTGVSSVSGSSRGSGPSHVNMTLVGLGALALTALCSYYLVRSLAGATKALGVSESFVALVVVPQAGSLMKAVTIIRHTRSSPDALPSGMGRLDFAIRSIMTNVFDTELFILPMLVLLGWAVGEPMKLSFGLFEAVIFLMAILTMTYLVQHGKTTYFEGIMLMGTYLSIAIALYVRPDVTKTSLSALGIRRF
- the vcx1_1 gene encoding Vacuolar calcium ion transporter; this encodes METSNRPQQPVSTIRRAATSTLARLFHADSLLVFVPLGFAAHWARWPDTLVTLSNVLAIMPLSARLSDASDTMGDRWGSLIGGLINATFGNTVELIVGILAILRHEPRLAQSMMIGSILSDILLVQGCCFITAARGTGVLNVNSAVADTLSTLMIITTVALVLPAALYSTFAAKSGGERDLGRMVLNFSRATALVLLCVYVAYLYFQLKTHSSIFVDEDEDGEDDDQHHDVLPSSLPQSQAAAEEVPQTDRPSMADISVAALTLLVSGLLIAKCTANFMDSLNGTSRALNISKTFIAIIIMPLASNASELAQVVAASRNQKIDFAIGVIIGSILQISLFVLPLLVVVGWILRLPVDLYFEPSQTYILLLAVIMVNQVLQDKHYTFLHGTLLIAV